A DNA window from Hoplias malabaricus isolate fHopMal1 chromosome 5, fHopMal1.hap1, whole genome shotgun sequence contains the following coding sequences:
- the nabp2 gene encoding SOSS complex subunit B1-A, giving the protein MTTETFVKDIKPGLKNLNVIFIVLETGRVTKTKDGHEVRTCKVADKTGSISISVWDEIGGLIQTGDIIRLTKGYASVFKGCLTLYTGRGGELQKIGEFCMVYSEVPNFSEPNPEYLASVNKTGLTDQANMNSSGNSSGSGNDATNGNGVNSNVGSQSGGGRGTGVNSGNGGNGNRTAGNTVSNGKETRRSAKR; this is encoded by the exons ATGACAACTGAGACTTTCGTCAAAGACATCAAACCAGGactgaaaaacttaaatgtcATCTTCATCGTGCTGGAAACAG GAAGGGTGACAAAAACCAAAGATGGACATGAGGTACGGACCTGTAAAGTGGCTGATAAAACAGGCAGCATTAGTATCTCAGTGTGGGACGAGATTGGAGGACTCATCCAAACAGGAGATATCATCAGACTGACCAAAGG GTATGCTTCAGTTTTCAAAGGCTGTCTCACTCTGTAcacaggaagaggaggagagctGCAGAAAATTGGAGA GTTCTGTATGGTGTACTCTGAGGTGCCAAACTTCAGTGAACCGAACCCAGAGTATTTGGCCTCAGTGAACAAGACG GGACTCACTGATCAAGCGAACATGAACAGCAGCGGTAACAGTTCAGGTTCTG GGAATGACGCAACAAATGGAAATGGAGTGAATTCGAACGTTGGTTCTCAGTCAGGAGGAGGACGAGGGACAGGTGTGAACAGTGGGAACGGAGGCAATGGTAACAGAACAGCTGGGAACACTGTGAGTAACGGTAAAGAGACGAGACGCTCAGCTAAGAGATGA